One genomic segment of Clostridium estertheticum subsp. estertheticum includes these proteins:
- a CDS encoding DUF2935 domain-containing protein, whose protein sequence is MYCHTHINQFSCVFNELQLWSHISSDHPNFLKNVANLSKINLPKVAEDQLDDIHKMFLGLYNNIIYLKKVVVSNPKLYNTHILAVKKVIDEFLLHDTHALSFYPQLLAFGKENDAWQELVKHIINEQNFMFELFTDLKQQI, encoded by the coding sequence ATGTATTGCCATACTCATATTAATCAGTTCTCTTGTGTTTTTAATGAACTCCAATTGTGGAGTCATATTTCAAGTGATCATCCAAATTTTCTTAAGAACGTAGCTAACCTTTCTAAAATAAATCTACCTAAAGTTGCAGAGGATCAGCTCGATGATATTCACAAAATGTTTTTAGGACTATATAATAACATAATATATTTAAAGAAAGTTGTAGTAAGTAATCCTAAGTTGTATAACACTCATATTTTAGCTGTTAAAAAAGTTATAGATGAATTTTTACTTCATGATACTCATGCTCTATCCTTTTATCCTCAATTGCTGGCTTTTGGAAAGGAAAATGATGCTTGGCAAGAATTAGTTAAGCATATTATTAATGAGCAGAATTTTATGTTTGAATTATTTACAGATTTAAAACAACAAATATGA
- a CDS encoding sigma-70 family RNA polymerase sigma factor produces MEKLVEKAKNGDNGATELIIGKFKYLIFKESSKYHIPGYTNEDLIQHGYLSVIKAIALYKLGSNSFNGYCINAIKMNFKALLKGEIKHFREVPNSNMVDFDAEEHYEFTLEDEVIAYNEVEKLYVALNTLEPFERYILERFYIMGHSLTEIACTTDKSYYKYSRIKKKALEKLKAIM; encoded by the coding sequence ATGGAAAAGCTAGTTGAAAAGGCTAAAAACGGTGACAACGGAGCTACAGAACTTATAATTGGAAAGTTTAAATACCTTATATTCAAAGAATCATCAAAATATCATATTCCAGGCTATACTAATGAAGACCTAATTCAACACGGGTATTTGTCAGTAATAAAAGCTATAGCCCTATATAAACTAGGCAGCAATAGCTTTAACGGGTATTGCATTAATGCTATAAAAATGAACTTTAAAGCACTTTTAAAAGGAGAAATAAAACATTTCCGTGAAGTCCCAAATAGTAATATGGTAGATTTTGATGCAGAGGAGCATTATGAATTTACCTTAGAGGATGAAGTGATAGCCTATAATGAGGTTGAAAAATTATATGTTGCTCTTAATACCCTTGAACCTTTTGAACGTTATATATTAGAGCGATTTTATATTATGGGACACTCTCTTACAGAGATAGCTTGCACCACTGATAAAAGTTATTATAAGTATTCAAGGATTAAGAAAAAAGCTCTAGAAAAATTAAAGGCAATTATGTAG
- a CDS encoding DUF871 domain-containing protein has protein sequence MSYGISIYFGLDNTNQENIRLLKEAHKLKFIRIFTSFQIPEADYSILKTEAQEFFKLAKEYDMDIISDISPNTFKLLDLHDMDLSGLSDMGVKTIRIDFGYSEEEISKMTNNPYGIKIQLNASTVTEEFFEKLDIYLPNYKNVDALHNFYPRVGTGISEECMKEKNAILSKRRIMVSAFVQSNNKRRGPLFDGLPTLEDHRGLQVREAANHLFALGNQSVFIGDSLPSKAELEDLSGLSSDVVELFIELKEKDNITLRLLSETYTQRQDEARDVIRASESRLLLNEDKIKPLNTIDKKYGDITIDNYNYKRYMGELQILKVDQKGDYRTNVVASVLKKNIYLLKYIKGGKKFHFNIINN, from the coding sequence ATGAGTTACGGTATTTCAATTTATTTTGGGCTAGATAATACAAATCAGGAGAATATAAGATTACTAAAGGAGGCTCATAAGCTTAAATTCATTAGAATATTTACCTCATTTCAGATACCGGAGGCAGATTATAGTATTTTAAAGACTGAGGCACAAGAGTTTTTCAAGTTAGCTAAAGAATATGATATGGATATAATAAGTGATATATCTCCTAATACTTTTAAACTTTTAGATTTGCATGATATGGATTTGAGTGGACTTAGCGATATGGGGGTTAAGACTATAAGAATAGATTTTGGGTATAGTGAAGAAGAAATATCTAAGATGACTAATAACCCTTATGGAATTAAAATTCAGTTAAATGCATCAACAGTAACTGAAGAATTTTTCGAAAAATTAGATATATATTTACCTAACTATAAAAATGTTGATGCACTGCATAATTTTTATCCTAGAGTGGGGACAGGTATTTCAGAAGAATGTATGAAAGAGAAAAATGCTATATTAAGTAAAAGGAGAATTATGGTTTCAGCTTTTGTACAATCTAATAATAAAAGGAGAGGTCCGCTATTTGATGGATTACCAACACTCGAGGATCATAGAGGACTCCAGGTACGGGAAGCTGCAAATCATCTGTTTGCCCTTGGAAATCAATCTGTATTTATAGGAGATTCACTTCCTAGTAAGGCGGAGTTAGAAGATTTATCTGGATTAAGCTCTGATGTAGTAGAGCTTTTTATTGAATTAAAAGAAAAAGATAATATAACTTTAAGATTATTAAGTGAAACTTATACCCAAAGGCAAGATGAGGCTCGGGATGTCATAAGAGCTAGCGAAAGCAGATTACTTCTTAATGAAGACAAAATAAAGCCATTAAATACAATTGATAAAAAGTATGGAGATATTACTATAGATAACTATAATTACAAAAGATATATGGGTGAATTACAAATATTAAAAGTGGATCAAAAAGGCGATTATAGGACAAATGTCGTAGCATCTGTTTTAAAAAAGAATATTTATCTATTAAAATATATAAAGGGTGGAAAAAAATTTCACTTTAATATAATAAATAACTAA
- a CDS encoding GGDEF domain-containing protein, translated as MNYKELGKERLIEIIEEKEKLIEEFKSLKIKLQYNACMDDVTGVLNRIAGLEILEKTILESARQEENFIICFADIDDFKKVNDVVGHIEGDKILEEVGSILRANIRKTDTVFRIGGDEFIIIFPDTTLQVAKTICSRVCMDIYELKEMYNSNYKIGLSCGLSQYNFNSKISASELIRMADEGMYANKRGKR; from the coding sequence ATGAACTACAAAGAACTTGGGAAAGAAAGGCTTATTGAAATAATAGAGGAAAAAGAAAAGCTTATCGAAGAATTTAAAAGTTTAAAAATTAAATTGCAATATAATGCATGCATGGATGATGTCACTGGAGTATTAAACAGAATAGCTGGTTTGGAGATTTTAGAGAAAACTATTTTGGAGTCAGCGCGGCAAGAAGAAAACTTTATAATATGTTTTGCTGATATTGATGATTTTAAAAAAGTAAATGATGTTGTGGGGCACATCGAAGGGGATAAAATCTTAGAAGAAGTTGGTAGTATTCTTAGAGCAAATATTAGAAAAACTGATACTGTTTTTAGGATAGGGGGTGACGAGTTCATAATTATTTTTCCCGATACAACATTACAGGTGGCAAAGACCATATGTTCAAGAGTATGCATGGATATTTATGAACTTAAGGAAATGTATAATAGTAATTATAAGATAGGTCTAAGCTGTGGGTTGTCTCAATATAACTTTAACAGCAAAATATCAGCTAGTGAGTTAATAAGAATGGCAGATGAGGGGATGTATGCTAATAAGAGAGGGAAGAGATAA
- a CDS encoding EcsC family protein: MSELVKTNKMMNVLDWAYDKALNGLPGTSSAVELADSYLAKNGGDVVKACDNLISWQVGKCATSGFITGLGGIITLPIAVPANVSSVIYVQMRMIASIAYICGYNINDDTVKSLVYMCLTGNAAVEIGKDVGIKIGAKLSQSAIKKISFETIKKINQAVGFRLITKAGQSGLVNLSKAIPFIGGIIGGGVDLASTRVIGKISKEVFSNN, translated from the coding sequence ATGAGTGAATTAGTAAAAACCAATAAAATGATGAATGTATTGGATTGGGCTTATGATAAGGCATTAAATGGGTTGCCGGGAACATCATCAGCAGTGGAGTTAGCAGATTCATATTTAGCTAAAAATGGTGGTGATGTAGTAAAGGCATGTGATAACCTAATAAGCTGGCAAGTAGGAAAGTGTGCAACATCAGGGTTTATAACAGGATTAGGGGGAATAATAACCTTGCCAATTGCAGTGCCAGCTAACGTATCTAGTGTAATATACGTTCAAATGAGGATGATAGCATCAATAGCTTACATATGTGGATATAATATAAATGACGATACAGTAAAGAGCTTAGTATATATGTGTTTAACTGGTAATGCCGCTGTAGAGATTGGAAAAGATGTTGGGATAAAAATAGGTGCTAAACTGTCACAATCAGCTATAAAAAAAATATCTTTTGAGACAATAAAGAAAATTAATCAAGCAGTAGGATTTAGACTTATAACAAAGGCTGGACAAAGCGGGTTAGTAAATTTAAGCAAAGCGATTCCCTTTATTGGAGGTATTATAGGGGGGGGAGTTGATTTAGCTTCAACTAGGGTTATAGGAAAAATATCCAAGGAAGTTTTTTCAAATAATTAA
- a CDS encoding tetratricopeptide repeat protein: MKDYYEILELTALASNEDIKKAYFKSVRKYPPDRFEVEFMNIRKAYEILSNEKTRKQYDSINNLDSDVKENYSLARTYMEEEELNKAIKILQKMQKEDSKSLIVKVLLAEVYLKNSNSGKALTVYEELTLEEPENSAFAGYLANAYLNRGWHKKAILAYNKAIELDSDNISLWLGLSEAYVESNEYFNARNVLEKALEVVTDIKDNTTIYLELITIDMNFEMFSSIHKPIDKLAELAINNDEIKENITSTLSELASYLMQMEKMEDAKKIIEKAAKILPEDEDVLRIKNEIENYMIYIDDFHKLEANKKINHEVVSLISFNVLPNNELGMHDEEEKEAMNYFQEYTVLYNYDIYKSSIKKLEKDYPHLYALKVEFFNKLTNNIERKKMQVEYKKHLGNYKHIINKFFDEDDNEENEESLKDYEPQEPIVREESKVGRNDLCPCGSGKKYKKCCGK; encoded by the coding sequence ATGAAAGATTATTATGAAATATTAGAACTAACCGCGCTGGCTTCAAACGAAGATATAAAAAAGGCTTACTTTAAGAGCGTGAGAAAATATCCGCCGGATAGATTTGAAGTAGAATTTATGAATATTAGAAAAGCTTATGAAATTTTAAGTAATGAAAAAACTAGAAAGCAGTATGATTCAATAAATAATTTAGATTCTGATGTGAAAGAAAATTATAGCTTAGCAAGAACCTATATGGAAGAAGAAGAATTAAACAAAGCAATTAAAATTCTTCAAAAGATGCAGAAAGAAGATTCGAAATCTCTAATAGTAAAAGTATTGCTAGCAGAAGTCTATTTAAAAAATAGTAACAGTGGTAAAGCTTTGACAGTATATGAAGAATTAACTTTGGAGGAACCGGAAAACTCAGCATTTGCAGGATATCTAGCTAATGCTTATTTAAACAGAGGTTGGCATAAAAAGGCTATTTTAGCCTACAATAAGGCAATAGAACTTGATAGTGACAATATTTCCTTGTGGCTTGGCTTAAGTGAAGCTTATGTAGAAAGTAATGAATATTTTAATGCTAGAAATGTTTTAGAAAAGGCCTTAGAGGTAGTCACTGATATAAAGGATAACACAACAATATATCTGGAGCTAATAACTATTGATATGAACTTTGAAATGTTTTCCTCAATACATAAACCTATAGATAAGTTGGCAGAGCTTGCAATAAATAATGATGAAATAAAAGAGAATATAACCTCAACATTATCTGAACTAGCATCTTATTTAATGCAAATGGAAAAAATGGAAGATGCTAAAAAGATAATAGAGAAGGCAGCAAAGATTTTACCAGAAGATGAAGATGTATTACGGATTAAAAATGAAATTGAAAACTATATGATATATATAGATGATTTTCATAAACTGGAAGCAAATAAAAAAATAAACCATGAGGTTGTGTCTCTTATTTCTTTCAATGTACTTCCAAATAATGAATTAGGAATGCACGATGAAGAAGAAAAAGAAGCAATGAATTATTTTCAGGAGTATACCGTATTATATAATTATGATATCTATAAATCTTCTATTAAAAAACTAGAAAAGGATTATCCTCATTTATACGCTTTGAAGGTAGAGTTCTTTAATAAGTTAACAAATAACATTGAAAGAAAAAAGATGCAAGTGGAGTATAAAAAACACTTGGGTAATTATAAACATATAATAAACAAATTTTTTGATGAAGATGATAATGAAGAAAACGAAGAGAGCTTGAAAGATTATGAGCCACAGGAACCTATAGTACGAGAGGAATCTAAAGTTGGTAGAAATGATCTTTGTCCTTGTGGAAGTGGTAAGAAATATAAGAAATGCTGTGGGAAATAA
- a CDS encoding helix-turn-helix transcriptional regulator produces MLEEDGKRGIKFNVYDYLKRTWYMYGGDETRVKVKFDKRCYKVVNEKSLIEGSLIDENEDYFVYEFVCNGTYGIKLWIMGFGADAEVIEPVEFREEIIDSIRKMNKVYSI; encoded by the coding sequence ATTTTAGAGGAAGATGGAAAGAGAGGTATTAAGTTTAATGTGTATGACTATCTTAAAAGGACCTGGTATATGTATGGTGGAGATGAAACAAGAGTAAAGGTTAAATTTGATAAACGCTGCTATAAGGTAGTAAATGAAAAGAGTTTAATTGAGGGAAGTCTAATTGATGAAAATGAAGATTATTTTGTTTATGAGTTTGTTTGTAATGGTACATATGGAATAAAGCTATGGATTATGGGTTTTGGTGCAGATGCAGAAGTTATAGAACCAGTGGAGTTTAGAGAAGAAATTATAGATAGTATAAGGAAAATGAATAAGGTTTATAGTATATAG
- a CDS encoding DUF2651 family protein, whose amino-acid sequence MKNKKIINIILGIFIILFSGLLIVFIMVKGSSDLEMTLLGMYILGYPVFTLIASIVLQLLIKKKVIVLSIIFVCYLIPTLTALAYFNSSCLPYCFIYTLIGLIGTFIADFILKRRKKIIT is encoded by the coding sequence ATGAAAAATAAAAAAATTATTAATATCATATTAGGAATATTTATTATTTTATTTTCAGGTTTACTTATAGTCTTCATAATGGTAAAAGGTAGTAGTGATTTAGAAATGACTTTACTTGGGATGTATATATTAGGGTATCCAGTATTTACATTAATAGCCTCAATAGTCCTGCAATTACTAATTAAGAAAAAGGTAATTGTTTTAAGTATCATCTTTGTATGTTATTTAATTCCAACTTTAACCGCATTGGCATATTTTAATTCCTCTTGCTTACCATATTGTTTTATTTATACGCTTATTGGATTGATTGGGACATTTATTGCGGATTTCATTCTTAAACGCAGAAAAAAAATTATTACATAA
- a CDS encoding Rpn family recombination-promoting nuclease/putative transposase, producing MIKKHDFDAACKSILEAFEVEVVELLFPEIFDKISWELGTESLDKELLEIQKDIFDKDSSEKVISDKIIKVRLKDKGSKILFIHVEVQSYSSGYKVFGERMFRYFYRIWDKFRYKNNDESEIVAAAIYTYKGEQGKDKRYVYKLPEIKNEILIYNFRTIDVEKIKLEKINNNNPLKLVFKMAKRLLETGARDEDIIKAKIKLAEELKGYDKLRILTK from the coding sequence TTGATAAAGAAACATGATTTTGATGCAGCGTGCAAGTCTATTTTAGAGGCATTCGAAGTTGAAGTAGTAGAATTACTTTTTCCGGAGATATTTGATAAAATATCTTGGGAATTAGGAACAGAATCCTTAGATAAGGAACTACTAGAAATACAGAAAGATATATTTGACAAGGATAGTAGTGAAAAGGTAATATCTGACAAAATAATAAAGGTAAGATTAAAAGATAAAGGAAGTAAGATCTTATTTATACATGTAGAAGTACAAAGTTATAGTAGTGGTTATAAAGTTTTTGGAGAAAGAATGTTCAGATATTTTTATAGAATATGGGATAAATTTAGATATAAAAATAACGATGAATCAGAAATAGTTGCTGCAGCAATATATACTTATAAAGGTGAGCAAGGAAAAGATAAACGATATGTTTATAAATTACCGGAGATAAAAAATGAAATACTAATATATAACTTTAGAACTATTGATGTAGAAAAAATAAAGCTTGAAAAAATTAATAACAACAATCCATTGAAATTAGTTTTTAAAATGGCAAAACGTTTACTAGAAACAGGTGCCCGCGATGAAGATATAATAAAGGCAAAGATAAAATTAGCAGAAGAATTAAAGGGTTACGATAAGTTAAGAATATTGACCAAATAA
- a CDS encoding DUF1659 domain-containing protein: MAVISTKVSSVLKLTMKTGIDINGKDEFATKSLGNVKVNAVDADIFAVGQAISKIKTYPLVGIDRQDQYSLVTEK, encoded by the coding sequence ATGGCAGTTATATCAACAAAGGTATCAAGTGTTTTAAAACTTACAATGAAAACAGGTATAGACATCAATGGCAAAGATGAATTTGCAACAAAAAGCCTAGGTAATGTAAAAGTTAATGCAGTTGATGCGGATATTTTCGCAGTAGGACAAGCTATATCTAAGATCAAAACTTATCCATTGGTTGGGATCGATAGACAAGATCAGTATAGCCTAGTTACAGAAAAGTAA
- a CDS encoding DUF2085 domain-containing protein, which yields MFSKLDVNTLWKSWGKKPYCNKKSERAPHINDFCFPICWRCFSLSLGLIITYLTLGIIEYMTTIQYSIVFLIISLIGCTPTIIDGALQNYCGIKSTNFRRCITGLVSGVSLAFVVRVLLDLNN from the coding sequence GTGTTTAGTAAACTAGATGTTAATACGCTTTGGAAAAGTTGGGGTAAAAAACCATATTGTAACAAAAAATCAGAACGAGCCCCCCATATTAATGATTTTTGTTTTCCAATATGTTGGAGATGCTTTTCCTTAAGTCTAGGACTTATTATTACATATTTAACTTTAGGTATTATAGAATATATGACTACTATACAATATTCTATCGTATTTTTAATTATATCTTTGATAGGTTGTACTCCTACCATAATAGATGGAGCACTCCAAAATTATTGTGGGATAAAAAGCACTAATTTTAGAAGATGCATTACAGGTTTAGTCAGTGGTGTTTCATTAGCATTTGTAGTCCGTGTATTGCTTGATTTAAATAATTAA
- a CDS encoding DnaD domain-containing protein, with the protein MAKYRQIYTEFWSDSFVLELVPEEKFFYLYLLTNTKSTQSGIFEISPKFISIETGYDKVIVAEMLKKFCDYKKILYDETTNEIMILNWIKYNVPDNKNAVVGIQRQLLKIKNKAFLEILYEICKVASLDVDNIFKDIIVNVTPTDKNNLSPMHLDSSEEQSNNIIIKPLSIPLEGATKHVPSNRIKNKEEGVINKEQRIINKEEVEEVEATTKESLVTNSENPAATAVGIKSIIKIFEENIHAITPLVYEKIMSFTKYVSDEVIIMAITEAVNYNAKNIKYISSVINSWISEGIKTAKEVVTYQKQWNRNNSSSSINSGSHSAKSGSFCDYEQRTYDFDLLEKQLLGID; encoded by the coding sequence ATGGCTAAATATAGACAGATTTATACGGAATTTTGGAGTGATAGTTTTGTACTTGAACTAGTTCCAGAAGAAAAGTTTTTTTATTTATATCTTCTAACAAATACAAAATCAACACAGAGCGGAATATTCGAAATATCTCCCAAATTCATTTCAATAGAAACGGGATATGACAAAGTGATTGTGGCTGAGATGCTTAAAAAGTTTTGTGATTATAAAAAAATTCTATACGACGAAACTACAAATGAAATTATGATATTAAATTGGATAAAATATAATGTTCCAGATAATAAAAATGCAGTTGTTGGCATCCAACGACAATTGTTGAAAATCAAGAATAAAGCATTTCTTGAAATATTATATGAAATATGTAAAGTTGCGTCTTTAGATGTAGATAACATTTTCAAAGATATTATTGTAAACGTTACGCCAACTGATAAAAACAATCTAAGCCCTATGCATTTAGATTCTTCAGAGGAACAAAGTAATAACATAATTATTAAGCCCCTTAGTATCCCCCTGGAAGGGGCTACCAAGCATGTGCCAAGTAATAGAATAAAGAATAAAGAAGAAGGAGTAATAAATAAAGAACAAAGAATAATAAATAAAGAAGAAGTAGAAGAAGTAGAGGCGACAACTAAAGAATCGTTAGTAACTAACTCAGAAAATCCTGCTGCTACGGCGGTTGGTATAAAAAGTATAATTAAAATATTCGAAGAAAATATACATGCTATCACACCACTAGTGTATGAAAAAATAATGAGTTTTACAAAATACGTAAGTGATGAAGTCATAATTATGGCTATAACAGAGGCCGTTAATTATAATGCAAAAAACATCAAATATATCTCGAGTGTTATCAATAGCTGGATAAGCGAAGGCATAAAAACTGCTAAGGAGGTTGTTACCTATCAGAAACAATGGAATAGGAATAACAGTAGTAGCAGCATTAATAGTGGATCGCACTCTGCGAAAAGTGGTAGCTTTTGTGACTACGAACAGAGAACATATGATTTTGATCTTTTAGAAAAACAATTACTTGGGATAGATTAA
- the iadA gene encoding beta-aspartyl-peptidase — MIIIIKNGEVYAPEYIGKMDIVIAGGKIEAIAKSVSVPQDFAKVRVIDAEGKLVFPGFIDAHVHITGGGGEGGFKTRTPEIQLSDIIAGGITTVVGCLGTDGVCRDMNGLLAKARALDEEGISTYIYSGSYQIPVNTITNSCRSDIMLIDKIIGVGEIAISDHRSSQPTYEDFIKVVAEARLGGLLSGKAGIVNVHLGYGERRLQYLVKMVKETEIPIKQVIPTHINRSINLFDAGIEFAKLGGIIDMTTSSDPDHLEEDEVKASRALKMALERGIPVEQIQFTSDGQGSMPIFNKKRELIGLGIGSTKSLYIEVRDAVLKDGVDLEVALKVITSNVATNLKLYNKGVVQEGRDADLVLVNKNDLSIETVFAKGVELVSKGQVLVKGTFEK; from the coding sequence ATGATTATAATAATTAAAAACGGTGAGGTTTATGCACCTGAATACATAGGAAAAATGGATATAGTTATTGCTGGAGGTAAAATTGAAGCTATTGCTAAGAGTGTGTCCGTACCACAAGATTTTGCGAAGGTAAGAGTAATTGATGCAGAAGGTAAACTAGTATTTCCAGGTTTTATTGATGCCCATGTGCATATTACAGGAGGTGGAGGTGAAGGCGGTTTTAAGACTAGAACTCCTGAAATTCAACTTTCTGATATTATAGCTGGTGGAATTACAACCGTGGTAGGTTGCTTAGGCACTGATGGGGTATGTAGAGATATGAATGGACTTCTTGCTAAGGCAAGAGCATTAGACGAGGAAGGCATTAGCACCTATATTTACTCAGGATCCTATCAAATACCTGTAAATACAATTACTAATAGTTGTAGATCTGACATTATGCTTATAGATAAGATTATCGGAGTAGGGGAGATAGCTATTTCAGACCACAGGTCATCACAACCGACTTATGAGGATTTTATTAAGGTAGTAGCAGAGGCTAGATTAGGTGGGCTGCTCTCAGGTAAAGCCGGAATTGTGAATGTACATCTTGGGTATGGAGAACGAAGGTTACAATATTTAGTAAAAATGGTCAAGGAAACTGAAATACCAATTAAACAGGTTATACCAACTCATATTAATAGAAGTATTAATTTGTTTGATGCAGGAATAGAATTTGCCAAATTGGGTGGAATTATTGATATGACTACTAGCTCTGATCCAGACCATCTAGAGGAAGATGAAGTTAAGGCAAGCAGAGCTCTTAAGATGGCATTAGAAAGAGGAATACCAGTAGAACAAATTCAGTTTACTTCTGATGGGCAAGGAAGTATGCCTATTTTTAATAAAAAGAGAGAACTTATAGGACTCGGAATTGGATCTACTAAGTCTTTGTATATAGAGGTTAGAGATGCAGTTCTAAAGGACGGTGTAGACCTTGAAGTTGCACTAAAAGTAATTACTTCAAATGTAGCAACTAATTTAAAACTATATAATAAAGGAGTTGTGCAGGAAGGTAGGGATGCTGACCTTGTATTAGTTAACAAAAATGACCTAAGTATAGAAACTGTATTTGCTAAAGGGGTAGAATTGGTGTCTAAGGGACAGGTATTAGTTAAAGGAACATTTGAAAAATAG
- a CDS encoding DUF2922 domain-containing protein, whose amino-acid sequence MNKLVMRFLTTIEGKYFTLSVDDIKADDKGPTITEAEVNALMDLVIAKNIFLSTSGDLTGKKDAKIVTTDTNTIKVA is encoded by the coding sequence ATGAATAAATTAGTTATGAGATTTTTAACTACTATTGAGGGTAAGTATTTTACGTTAAGTGTGGATGATATTAAAGCTGATGATAAGGGACCTACTATAACAGAAGCTGAGGTAAATGCCCTTATGGATTTAGTTATCGCCAAAAACATCTTTTTATCAACTAGTGGTGACTTAACTGGCAAGAAAGATGCTAAAATAGTTACTACTGACACAAATACTATTAAAGTTGCTTAA